The proteins below come from a single Acidobacteriota bacterium genomic window:
- a CDS encoding Lrp/AsnC family transcriptional regulator: MKLSQHGCRSLDQIDTSILRLLASEPRIGALEISRRLGIARGTVTARIARLEQDGVVTGYGPDIDLATLGYVLTAFVTVEMQSGTYKDLIDKLREIPEVLETHVLAGPGDILCRVVARSNDHLMALLQDILGSEGVGKTTTAISLSEEIPPRSLSLVLSAAEG, encoded by the coding sequence ATGAAACTTAGCCAACACGGGTGCCGATCTCTCGATCAGATCGACACATCGATTCTCCGACTGCTTGCGAGTGAGCCGCGAATTGGCGCACTCGAGATCTCGCGCAGGCTTGGAATCGCCCGAGGAACCGTAACCGCGCGGATAGCCCGCCTTGAGCAGGATGGCGTTGTCACCGGTTACGGACCCGACATCGACCTGGCCACCCTTGGGTACGTGTTGACTGCGTTTGTGACAGTAGAGATGCAGTCTGGGACATACAAAGATCTCATCGACAAACTTCGCGAGATCCCCGAAGTTCTCGAGACTCACGTCCTAGCCGGACCTGGCGACATCCTGTGTCGGGTTGTGGCCCGCTCGAACGACCACCTCATGGCGCTCCTCCAGGATATTCTTGGTAGCGAGGGTGTCGGCAAAACGACGACCGCGATCTCCCTGTCGGAAGAGATCCCGCCCCGATCCTTGAGCCTCGTGCTGTCAGCCGCCGAGGGTTAA
- the hppD gene encoding 4-hydroxyphenylpyruvate dioxygenase: MSEDVMPIEGYDYIEFYVGNALQAAHYYASVFGFELFAYRGPETGRRDSVSFAMQQDRLRFVLTGALSLDTEIAHHHVVHGDGVHDVAFRVPDARAAFATAIRRGATAHLEPVTEQDDRGEFTTAAIKTYGETIHTFVDRSRYANGDAYGRYFRPGYEPRTWNVPRAATNLKYIDHVVCNVELGQMDTWARYYADVMGFTQLAHFNDEQIGTQYTALMSKVLWDGEGRIKLPINEPAQGKKRSQIQEYLDFYDGPGVQHMALATNDIVSTVTALVRAGMEFLTVPMTYYDDLRTRLDWSIIDRDIDRLAELGILVDQDEEGYLLQIFTKPVEDRPTVFFEIIERHGSKGFGVGNFKALFESIERDQARRGTL; this comes from the coding sequence ATGTCCGAAGACGTCATGCCTATTGAGGGTTACGACTACATCGAGTTCTATGTCGGCAACGCCCTGCAGGCAGCGCACTACTACGCGTCCGTGTTTGGTTTCGAGCTGTTCGCCTACAGGGGACCGGAGACTGGCCGGCGCGACAGCGTGTCGTTTGCCATGCAGCAAGACCGGCTGCGGTTCGTGCTGACCGGCGCACTTTCGTTGGATACCGAGATCGCTCACCACCACGTGGTGCACGGTGACGGGGTGCATGACGTTGCATTTCGGGTGCCGGACGCTCGAGCTGCCTTTGCAACAGCGATTCGCCGTGGCGCCACAGCACACCTTGAGCCGGTGACAGAACAAGACGACCGCGGCGAGTTCACGACGGCCGCGATCAAAACGTACGGCGAAACAATCCATACCTTTGTCGACCGCTCAAGATACGCGAACGGCGACGCGTACGGCCGCTATTTTCGACCGGGGTATGAACCACGGACGTGGAACGTCCCGCGTGCTGCAACGAACCTCAAGTACATTGACCACGTTGTCTGCAACGTTGAGCTAGGTCAAATGGACACCTGGGCCCGCTACTACGCTGACGTGATGGGGTTTACCCAACTGGCGCACTTCAACGACGAGCAGATCGGAACGCAATACACCGCACTCATGTCGAAGGTGCTGTGGGACGGTGAGGGACGAATCAAGTTGCCCATCAACGAGCCTGCGCAAGGCAAGAAGCGCTCCCAGATTCAAGAGTACCTTGACTTCTACGACGGTCCCGGCGTCCAACACATGGCGTTGGCGACGAACGATATCGTGTCAACCGTTACGGCGCTCGTACGCGCCGGTATGGAGTTCCTCACCGTGCCGATGACGTATTACGACGACCTAAGAACCCGTCTCGACTGGTCGATCATCGACCGCGACATCGACCGCCTTGCCGAGCTGGGGATCCTCGTTGACCAGGATGAGGAAGGGTATCTCTTGCAGATATTTACCAAGCCTGTTGAGGATCGCCCGACGGTGTTTTTTGAGATCATCGAACGTCATGGATCGAAGGGATTCGGGGTTGGCAACTTCAAGGCGCTGTTCGAATCCATCGAACGTGATCAAGCCCGCCGAGGGACGCTGTAG
- a CDS encoding DivIVA domain-containing protein translates to MDTLSTALEDTTFPLSRRGYDTSAVDKFMDNLKELVATLEGRLMLSISKSGSLESQMRTVGDAEHVAEAAFLAAADAKRRLLAQAERKAAEIIAEANDAAARLLGEPERAVEQARITADEMLSDAVKRIDASDAEASSILARAELTARTMLMDAEHKARDLASNAQQSTTHDIAHATREYERIQVLLSSLKQAVAESVDSLSTTYPSGVDGQGLAVDLNAAEQTVRTVSEIR, encoded by the coding sequence ATGGACACTCTTTCCACAGCATTAGAAGACACCACGTTTCCGCTTTCGCGGCGAGGGTATGACACTTCCGCCGTTGACAAGTTTATGGACAACCTTAAGGAGCTCGTCGCCACCCTTGAGGGCCGACTGATGTTGTCAATCAGCAAGAGCGGCAGCCTTGAGAGTCAGATGCGTACGGTCGGTGACGCCGAACACGTTGCCGAGGCGGCCTTTCTGGCCGCGGCCGACGCAAAGAGAAGGCTGCTTGCTCAGGCAGAGCGCAAGGCCGCTGAAATCATCGCCGAAGCGAACGACGCAGCAGCGCGTCTCCTTGGGGAGCCCGAAAGAGCTGTTGAACAGGCCCGGATCACGGCCGACGAGATGCTCAGCGACGCGGTGAAACGCATAGACGCAAGCGATGCTGAGGCGAGCAGCATTCTTGCAAGGGCAGAGTTGACGGCTCGTACCATGCTCATGGACGCCGAACACAAGGCGCGTGACCTGGCTAGCAACGCGCAGCAGAGCACGACTCACGACATCGCCCATGCGACTCGCGAGTATGAGCGCATTCAGGTCCTTTTGAGTTCGCTGAAGCAAGCCGTTGCAGAGTCGGTCGATTCGCTGTCAACCACGTATCCAAGCGGTGTCGACGGCCAGGGCCTTGCAGTGGATCTCAATGCTGCTGAGCAAACGGTACGCACGGTCAGCGAGATTCGTTAA